In a genomic window of Corynebacterium choanae:
- the hrpA gene encoding ATP-dependent RNA helicase HrpA, with protein sequence MTAYPQHTGNNEAGHSNSTAHPPANHTAADKNATPQPRSNKARHPQRTHRTNGKKASKQHDDARQTAPTIAELREQLDEMTTANQRRFRARLHKARSPQARRAIANDIARARADYAAKLAAIPPITYPEQLPVTARRDDIAEAINTHQVVIIAGETGSGKTTQIPKICLELGRGRHGMIGHTQPRRLAARTVAERIADELAQPIGTTVGYAIRFDDRVSNTTAIKLMTDGILLTEMTRDRYLNAYDTIIIDEAHERSLNIDFLLGYLKEILPKRPDLKVIITSATIDPERFANHFTDSAGNPAPIIEVSGRTYPVEIRYRPLVHTDADGKEFDIDPIDGLLDALKELMREGSGDILCFFAGEADIRDAQEAIEGAKFTNVEVVPLFGRLSNQDQHKVFRPHSRRRIVLATNIAETSLTVPGIHYVVDTGFARISRYSSRTKVQRLPIEPISQASAQQRSGRCGRVADGVAIRLYSEQDFLARPEFTDPEILRTSLAAVILQMAALRLGDITEFPFIEPPETKQVRDGLLLLHELGALDNQEVSGGPKLTDIGRALARIPVDPRMGRMLYEARTNGVLYEVMIIVAALTIQDVRERPLEFQAQADQAHARFHHATSDFLAYLQLWRYLTSQRAALSGNQFRKTLAREYLHYMRVREWFDLLRQLNSVVEQLGWNVTETLPETVDEDRIHQSLLAGLLSHIGVKQADSKEYAGARNTKFMIFPGSRLAKKPPQAVMAAELVETSRLWARDVGKIQLSWVESLAPHLLRHNYSEPHWSTKRRAAMVYQKSTLYGVTVVTDRLVPYHRVDPHAARSLFIRHALVYGEWSTHHEFFHNNRRKLDEAVELEEKARRRDIVVDEDTLFDFYDAKLPASITTGTLFDHWWKKQRRSNPALLDFDPDALIADADHDVTEVAFPDRWRQGSIDYELRYHFAPGAADDGVTVAVAVPLLGNIRDEGFDWLVPGLREELVTELIRTLPKPLRRTVVPAPEYARRALDYLKPYHGTITEQLGDILRSFGAAGIDAQDFQPNKLPPHLQMSFAAIDKSGKVIDRDRDLSALKSRNQGQISSSLGKVAKTHATKAAPNWDERIGDVAEEVTTTVDGQHVTAFPALTVTAAGVEVVVYPTKAQADAALLTANLTLLSRAVTISDKQMVKGLPLQQRVAIDRYPHGGLAGLVEDAKMAVIRDLLMQQGEPARTLEAFEELKTRLAPEVPKRVRQVVVALAPGIAAYVNMQQELQQWQGPAIDEMIEQLAAMLPPHAIARFGATKLIHLPRYIEAMQRRLELMSQDPDRDADLQDQVLEAQQYLAKRLEKLPANRANSAAAKEIFWMIEELRVSLFAQQLKTPKPVSVKRIQKAVDKLR encoded by the coding sequence ATGACTGCATATCCCCAGCACACCGGCAATAACGAAGCAGGCCACAGCAACAGCACCGCACATCCGCCAGCAAACCACACAGCAGCGGACAAGAACGCAACCCCACAGCCACGCAGCAACAAAGCACGCCACCCGCAGCGCACGCACCGGACCAACGGTAAAAAGGCCAGCAAGCAGCACGACGACGCCCGTCAAACAGCGCCCACTATCGCAGAACTGCGCGAACAACTCGATGAGATGACCACCGCCAACCAGCGGCGATTCCGGGCACGATTACACAAAGCACGATCACCACAGGCGCGGCGCGCCATCGCCAACGATATTGCCCGGGCTCGCGCGGACTACGCGGCCAAGCTAGCAGCAATCCCACCAATCACCTATCCCGAACAACTTCCAGTCACCGCCCGGCGAGACGACATTGCCGAAGCAATCAATACCCATCAAGTCGTCATCATTGCCGGTGAAACCGGCTCCGGAAAAACCACACAAATACCAAAGATCTGCCTCGAACTCGGCCGCGGCCGACACGGCATGATTGGCCACACCCAGCCACGTCGATTGGCTGCCCGAACCGTTGCTGAACGTATCGCCGACGAACTGGCACAACCTATTGGCACCACTGTCGGTTACGCCATCCGTTTTGACGACCGAGTAAGTAACACCACCGCCATCAAACTCATGACTGACGGTATCTTGCTCACAGAGATGACCCGCGATCGGTATCTCAACGCCTACGACACGATCATCATTGACGAAGCACATGAGCGCAGTCTCAACATTGACTTTCTGCTCGGCTACCTCAAAGAGATCTTGCCGAAACGCCCCGATCTCAAAGTCATCATCACCTCCGCAACTATCGACCCGGAACGGTTTGCCAATCATTTCACCGACTCCGCCGGGAACCCTGCCCCAATCATTGAAGTATCCGGGCGAACATATCCCGTAGAAATTCGCTATCGGCCACTGGTACACACCGACGCCGATGGCAAAGAATTCGACATTGACCCTATCGACGGGCTCCTTGATGCACTCAAAGAGCTTATGCGTGAAGGCAGCGGAGACATTTTATGTTTCTTTGCTGGTGAAGCTGACATCCGCGATGCGCAAGAAGCAATTGAAGGGGCAAAGTTCACCAACGTCGAGGTGGTGCCGCTTTTCGGGCGCCTATCAAACCAAGATCAGCACAAAGTATTTCGGCCGCACTCCCGCCGACGCATTGTGTTAGCCACCAATATTGCCGAAACATCACTCACCGTGCCCGGTATTCACTATGTGGTGGATACTGGATTTGCTCGAATATCGCGCTACTCGTCGCGTACCAAAGTCCAACGCCTGCCGATCGAACCAATCTCGCAAGCCAGCGCACAACAGCGATCAGGTCGCTGCGGTCGTGTCGCCGACGGTGTAGCCATTCGACTCTATTCGGAACAAGACTTCCTCGCCCGACCCGAATTTACCGATCCGGAAATTTTACGAACCTCCCTAGCCGCGGTCATTTTGCAGATGGCTGCGCTACGCCTCGGTGACATCACCGAATTTCCGTTTATCGAGCCCCCTGAAACGAAACAAGTCCGTGACGGGCTGTTGCTACTTCACGAACTTGGTGCACTCGATAATCAAGAAGTATCCGGCGGTCCGAAGCTCACTGACATTGGGCGGGCGCTGGCACGAATCCCGGTAGACCCACGCATGGGGCGCATGCTGTACGAGGCTCGCACCAACGGGGTGCTCTACGAAGTCATGATTATTGTTGCGGCTCTGACGATTCAAGACGTTCGCGAGCGTCCTTTGGAATTTCAAGCCCAAGCGGATCAAGCCCATGCACGCTTCCACCATGCAACATCCGACTTCCTTGCCTACTTGCAGCTATGGCGCTACCTTACTTCGCAACGCGCAGCCCTGTCCGGTAATCAATTCCGCAAAACGCTTGCCCGCGAATATTTGCACTATATGCGGGTGCGCGAATGGTTTGATCTGTTGCGGCAGCTCAACAGTGTGGTCGAACAACTTGGCTGGAACGTCACCGAAACGCTTCCTGAAACAGTCGACGAAGATCGCATCCACCAGTCTCTGCTGGCAGGGTTGCTCTCCCATATCGGGGTGAAACAAGCCGACAGCAAAGAATACGCCGGTGCCCGTAACACCAAGTTTATGATCTTCCCAGGATCCCGCTTGGCGAAAAAACCACCGCAAGCTGTGATGGCTGCTGAGCTGGTTGAAACCAGCCGACTGTGGGCTCGAGATGTCGGTAAAATTCAGCTGTCATGGGTTGAGTCACTGGCTCCTCACCTGTTGCGACACAACTATTCCGAACCTCACTGGTCGACAAAGCGACGCGCCGCGATGGTATATCAAAAATCGACGCTGTACGGGGTCACAGTCGTCACTGATCGCCTCGTCCCATACCACCGTGTCGATCCACATGCGGCACGTTCGCTGTTTATTCGCCATGCCCTGGTCTATGGCGAATGGTCTACCCATCACGAATTCTTCCACAACAATCGACGCAAACTCGATGAGGCAGTCGAATTGGAAGAAAAAGCTCGACGCCGTGACATTGTTGTCGACGAGGACACCCTCTTTGACTTCTACGATGCCAAGTTACCGGCATCGATTACCACCGGCACGCTGTTTGATCATTGGTGGAAAAAACAGCGTCGCAGCAATCCCGCCCTGTTGGATTTCGATCCGGACGCACTGATTGCCGATGCGGATCATGACGTCACAGAGGTGGCCTTCCCTGATCGGTGGCGGCAAGGCAGCATCGACTATGAACTGCGCTATCACTTTGCACCGGGTGCAGCTGACGATGGCGTAACTGTGGCTGTGGCCGTTCCCTTATTGGGCAATATCCGCGATGAGGGCTTTGACTGGCTAGTCCCCGGGTTGCGGGAAGAACTTGTCACCGAGTTGATCCGTACCTTGCCTAAACCGCTTCGGCGCACTGTTGTACCAGCGCCGGAATATGCGCGGCGGGCACTCGACTATCTCAAGCCGTACCATGGGACGATCACCGAACAACTCGGCGACATACTGCGTTCCTTTGGGGCTGCGGGTATCGACGCGCAAGACTTCCAGCCGAACAAACTGCCGCCACATTTGCAGATGAGCTTTGCAGCTATCGATAAGAGCGGCAAGGTAATCGACCGTGACCGGGATCTTTCAGCGTTGAAGTCCCGTAACCAAGGACAGATCTCTTCGTCGCTTGGCAAGGTTGCCAAAACTCACGCGACAAAGGCTGCACCGAACTGGGATGAACGCATTGGTGATGTCGCCGAGGAGGTAACTACCACCGTCGACGGTCAGCACGTCACGGCCTTCCCTGCCTTGACCGTAACGGCCGCTGGTGTCGAAGTGGTTGTCTATCCAACGAAGGCCCAGGCGGATGCTGCCCTGCTCACCGCAAATCTCACGCTTCTTTCCCGGGCAGTAACAATTAGCGACAAACAAATGGTCAAAGGTTTGCCACTGCAGCAGCGTGTCGCTATCGATCGTTATCCGCACGGCGGATTAGCGGGGCTGGTGGAGGACGCCAAAATGGCTGTGATCCGGGACTTGTTGATGCAGCAGGGTGAGCCCGCACGCACACTCGAAGCCTTCGAAGAACTGAAAACTCGCCTCGCACCCGAGGTACCGAAACGTGTCCGCCAGGTCGTAGTGGCACTAGCGCCTGGTATTGCCGCTTATGTCAACATGCAGCAGGAACTCCAGCAATGGCAAGGGCCGGCTATCGATGAAATGATCGAACAGCTAGCGGCAATGCTGCCTCCTCATGCGATTGCACGGTTTGGAGCAACCAAATTAATCCATTTACCGCGCTATATCGAGGCTATGCAGCGCCGGCTAGAACTGATGTCGCAAGATCCTGATCGTGACGCAGACCTGCAAGATCAAGTTCTTGAAGCGCAACAGTATCTAGCGAAGCGACTGGAAAAATTACCTGCGAATCGGGCGAATTCGGCAGCGGCAAAAGAAATCTTCTGGATGATTGAAGAGTTACGAGTTAGTTTGTTTGCACAACAGCTGAAAACACCGAAGCCGGTGAGCGTAAAACGCATCCAAAAAGCAGTCGACAAGCTGCGCTAA
- the lexA gene encoding transcriptional repressor LexA, with protein MPRAKFEHQLTGRQRRILDVIQDATVLRGYPPSIREIGEAVGLTSTSSVSYQLKELERKGYLRRDPFKPRAVDVRTAPRKIEPTPRASHLETETDAPPNHEGVAFVPMVGSIAAGNPTLAVEETEAYYPIPEELVSPGELMMLKVVGESMRDAGILSGDWVVIRRQPDCEHGDFVAALIDGEATVKEFRRTTLGPILHPHNLAFDDIRARDAVILGVVVTVLRKL; from the coding sequence ATGCCCCGTGCAAAATTCGAGCATCAACTCACCGGACGCCAACGGCGCATTTTGGACGTGATCCAGGATGCAACTGTGCTGCGCGGATACCCGCCAAGCATTCGGGAAATCGGCGAAGCAGTTGGACTTACCTCCACCTCATCGGTGTCTTATCAGCTCAAGGAGCTCGAACGAAAGGGCTATCTGCGGCGCGATCCATTTAAGCCACGTGCGGTAGACGTTCGAACCGCCCCGCGCAAGATTGAGCCGACCCCTCGTGCAAGTCACTTGGAAACCGAGACTGATGCTCCGCCAAACCATGAGGGTGTCGCTTTTGTTCCCATGGTTGGCAGTATCGCCGCCGGCAATCCCACACTGGCAGTGGAAGAGACCGAGGCCTACTACCCGATCCCTGAAGAGCTAGTCAGCCCCGGTGAACTCATGATGCTCAAGGTGGTCGGGGAATCAATGCGTGACGCAGGGATTCTTTCCGGCGACTGGGTTGTCATCCGCCGTCAACCAGATTGCGAACATGGCGATTTTGTCGCAGCCCTCATCGACGGTGAAGCAACGGTCAAGGAATTTCGCCGCACGACACTGGGACCGATCTTGCATCCACACAACTTGGCCTTTGACGATATCCGCGCCCGCGACGCTGTCATTCTTGGCGTAGTTGTTACCGTACTGCGAAAGCTCTAA
- the nrdR gene encoding transcriptional regulator NrdR yields the protein MICPVCRQDTSKVVDSRNVDRGTCIRRRRQCTGCGYRFTTMEKAVLLVQKRNGMEEPFSQEKVIRGVRRACQGREVGEDALKKLAQEVEQHLSQKGSQITAQQIGLAILEPLRELDEVAYLRFASVYRSFESADDFLAEIRQLRRSERRLDD from the coding sequence ATGATTTGCCCCGTATGCCGCCAAGACACTTCAAAGGTTGTGGACTCGCGCAACGTTGACCGAGGAACATGTATTCGGCGCCGTCGACAGTGCACCGGCTGTGGGTATCGATTCACCACCATGGAAAAAGCTGTGTTGCTCGTGCAAAAGCGCAATGGCATGGAGGAACCGTTCTCGCAGGAAAAGGTTATCCGGGGGGTGCGGCGGGCCTGCCAAGGCCGCGAAGTGGGCGAAGATGCTTTGAAGAAACTGGCTCAGGAAGTGGAACAGCACCTTAGCCAAAAAGGTTCGCAGATCACTGCCCAACAGATCGGTTTAGCCATCCTGGAGCCGCTGCGTGAGCTCGACGAAGTGGCTTATTTACGTTTCGCCTCGGTGTATCGATCCTTCGAATCAGCAGACGACTTCCTTGCAGAAATCCGTCAGCTGCGACGAAGTGAACGGCGGCTTGACGATTAA